The genomic window CCCGGTTGTCCGTCACACCCTGACTGGATATCTCAAATTTTAGTCGCAGTGGCCACGGGAAGAGTCGGGGATCTCACCCTTGATGAATTCCACCGTCCCCAGACCTTCTTCCGTAGCTTTACCCAGACGGGTTGCACCAGGAATATGCACTTTTCCTACAAAGCAACCACCCAAGACTTCGGACAACGGACAGGATGTCTCTTCTATGATATGGGATGTCGTGGGCCCATGACTCACTCTTCTTGTAATCGTATCCTCTGGAATCGAGTATCCTCGAAAACCCGTGCCGGTATGCCCTGCTTAGGGTGTACAGAACCGGAGTTTCCTTTCCATGATCTTAAACCAGGAACAGTCTTTAAAACACAGACTGTGATGGGTGTACCCAAAGAGTTACCAGCGGGTATTAATAAGAAAGATTATGCGTTAATGACGGTGGTTTCTAAAGATGCAAGTCCTTCTTGGGCCGGTGAGGACTTTTTCACTGTGTAGTACAGGAAAAACCATTGATCATGTCAGAGTTCAAGGGTTCCAGGAATCACACTTATTCTCTTCCTGTGTTCCCTGTCCTCTTTTTCCTCTAAATTAAATCATTTGACCATTCTTGAGAGTAACATTATGGCAGTACAAAAACTAGAAATCTCTCCAGTGGGGAGAGTCGAAGGGGACTTAGATGTTAGGGTTGATATTGAAGATGGCCAGGTAGTCAATGCCTGGACCAAAGCCGAATTATTTCGGGGTTTCGAGGTGATTTTAAAAGGAAAAGATCCCCAAGCCGGTTTAATTGTAACTCCCCGTATCTGTGGTATTTGTGGAGCATCTCACCTCACTTCAGCTTCTTGGGCTTTAGATACCGCTTGGGGAACAGAAGTGCCTCGTAATGCTATCCTAGCACGGAACCTAGGCCAATTAGTCGAAACCATCCAAAGTCACCCCAGACATTTTTATGCTTTATATGCCATCGACTTAACCAATAAGAAGTACAAAAATAGTCCTTTCTACGAAGAAGCTTGTAAGCGGTTTAGTGCGTTTACCGGAACCTCTTACGAACTCGCTATTACCACCTCAGCGAAACCCGTCGAACTTTACGCACTATTCGGAGGACAATGGCCCCATTCGAGTTATATGGTTCCCGGTGGTGTCATGTGTGCGCCCACTCTCACCGATATTACCAGAGGTTGGGGCATTATGGAATATTTCCGTACCAACTGGTTAGAACCGGTCTGGTTAGGCTGTTCCTTAGAGAGATACGAAGAGATCCAAACCTACGAAGACTTTTTAGAATGGTTAGATGAGAGTCCTAACCATGCAAACTCCGATCTCGGTTTCTATTGGCGTATGGGCTTAGATATCGGTTTAGATAAGTATGGTGGTGGTCCTGGCCGTTATTTAACCTGGGGTTATCTTCCCCATGAAGACAAGTATCAACATCCTACCATTGAAGGCCGTAACGCAGCCGTGATCATGAAAGGTGGTGTCTATGATAGCTTCACCGATATGCACCACATGGTAGACCATACCTTTGCACGGGAAAATACCAGCCATGCGTGGTATGAAGAAGGAACCGCAGATGTGCATCCCTTTGATCGCACCACTCAACCTAAGCATATCAATACTAACGACTATGAGGGTAAATATTCCTGGTCTACTGCTGTGAGTCATAAGGACTTAGGCCGCATGGAAGTGGGTTCGTTGGCCCGTCAATTGGTTGCCGGCGGTAAGCATGGAGAAAGTTGGCAACACTATGATGGTTTAATCTTGGATATGTTCAAGAAAATGGGTGGCCCTAGCATCCATTTAAGAGAGTTTGCACGGATGCACGAATCTGTGAAACTGTATCGGGAAGTAGAAAGATGTCTGCGTGAGTTTAAGTTAAATGATCCTTGGTACATCAAACCCACTGAAAAAGATGGCCGGGGTTGGGGTGGAACCGAAGCCAGTCGCGGGGCCTTATGTCACTGGGTTGAAGTAGAAAAGGGTAAAATCAAGAATTATCAAGTGATTGCACCGACAACCTGGAACGTTGGACCGAGGGATGGAAATCATACCAGAGGACCCATTGAAGAGGCGTTAGTGGGTATTCCCATCGAAGATACCAGCAACCCTGTAGAAGTAGGCCATGTGGCGAGATCGTTTGATTCTTGTTTGGTTTGTACAGTTCATGCTCATGATGCTAAGACCGGCAAAGAATTAGCCAGGTTCCGTACTAATTAATATGGGTAGGGTGGGCAATGCCCACCTTATTTGTTTATTATTTTAGTAAGCTGACATTAAATTCCTCTGGACTCATGAACAATTTGCGTGGGAAAGAAAAACCATAAGAAAACGATTCGTTCTTTAACAAAAAGAATTGAAGAACATCAAGAAAAAATTAGACAAGAGTATGCTAAAGAATTACCTGATGAGGGACTTATCCATCATTGGCAAGCTGAAATAGCTGCGTTTAAAAAAGGAATTAAACAAGCTTATAAAAGATTAGGCAGATAAATTATGCAACTTAAAGAAACTATTTTACCTATTAAAAACAACACTTTAAATCATTTATTATCAGAATTATCTGAAGAATGTAATAACGTTACTATTTTGATTAATCAATTACAATTATCTGAAATTACAGAGAAACAAAAAGCACAAATTTTAGCTGAACTATTAACAGCAACCATTCATTTACAGGTTCATTGTGGTGAAAGTTTTCAAGACTTAATTGCTGAAGAAATAGAAACTTTACCCGATGATGATGAAATAGATTAAATATTCACTATTACTATTAGCAATTATATCTAAAACAATGTTAACTAAAAGGATATTGATAGCTAATGTGTGACTGGGATCACTGCTGACTTATCCTTTGGAGTCAAAAATGGTGTAAAGTGCGAAAGGCTCTCTTCTAAAGAATAAGAATGAAAATATCACATCTTACGATTGCTTTGTTAATAGGAATTAATGTCCTATCCTCCGAGGATAGGATCAAGATAAGTTGTTAAAATAAATGTTCTAATTCTGCCACTTCTAAAACTGTTTTCCACCCTTCCATTCCGGCACACCAAATATAGGTTTGAGGTGTTACTCCTTGGGTTAATAACTCATCTTCAGAAAAGGGGCCAGTTTGTTGATTCTCTTGATAAAGATACCATTTTTTAGGTGTCGGGGGTTGGGGCGGTTGGGGCGGTTGTTTACTCTTTATTTCTTCAGTATTACTAATAGCATCAGTTGCATACAGTTGATGATCATCAATCAATCTTTTAATAATTTCTGCCTCTCGTTTATATTCGGGACTATCTTTGCGCCCTTGTTTTTCTAATTCTAAGGATCGATGTTCTAAATAAGCGGTTAAGGTTTGATAAAGTTGGCGTTTTTGTTGAGGGGTTTCTGCTTGGTTTAACTGTTCGGTAATTTGTCGTTGTATTTCCTCGCGATCGGGACGACAGGCACGAACTTCTAATATTTGTGACGCTTCTTCCCAACTTGAAGCAATATCGACGTTTTCTAGACCTATATTGGTTTTACGAGTGTAACGAATCGTGTTTTCTCTAGTGGCTTGATTTTCTGATAAGTATAAGACATTTAATGCCCTTGCTTGAATCACTAATTGAAAGATTTTCGGATCTTCGGGAAACACATCCCAAAAAGGTGGTTCTTTTTGAATGTGAACAGGAATGGGTAAGTCCCTGGGTTCTCCTCGTAATTGGGCCCGTTTCGCTTCAATACTATCCCCTTTCCAGTCTTGATAGGATTGTCTTAATTCTTTCATCCCATCAATACAACGTAAAGAAAAGCCTCCCGTTTCTTGTACAAATACGATACGATGGCGTTCAGAATCCCCTAAAGGTTTAATGGCACTTTCTTTAATATCGGGGAATTGTTGTAGTAAAGGAAGCAATTTTTGAGCAGCAGGATCGGCAGTATTTCTACCGCCTAAAATGCCAACATTGACGTTAGTTGAAGGGGTAAACCCTGCATCTTTTCCTGATAAAACTGCCCTATCCATCATAATTAAGGGCTTAGATTTATGATAAGCAATGCGAATATTATCGGTAATTTCTGTCTCGTCATTGTAGAGTTTGAAGAGGCGATCGCAAGCTGCCATTTCGGTGTAAAGATGGGCATTTTTAGGGGTTTTATCCACCACGGTTTCTTTACTATAATTGTAGATAATTTCTTCTAGGTCTTCTTGCTGTACATCGGGAATTTTGGGAATATCAAATAAGCGCATATATTCATCAGCAAGACGATTTTTCTTCCATAAAGGACTGGCTTCGTGCAGGATATCTTCTGAAAGGGTACTACAAATTTGATCCAGTCCCATTTCAAAGCGACTTTTACTCCCTTGAACGCTAGATCCTAATTTTTCAATTAAGTCTTGATACAGTTCATTCATCTTATCTCTATCATATAATTTGATGCCATTAATGGTTAAAACATCGGCACTTTCTGCTTGATGATCGGCTTCTTTGGCAAAGTCATCTCTTGTTTGTATCAAACGCTGTTGAAAACGGTTTAAGCGTCGCTCTAAATTGTCTAATTCTTCTTTTAAACGATCAATGACAACTAAGGAAGCAGCGCGTGTTTTTCGCTGGATAGTTGCCACTAAAC from Crocosphaera subtropica ATCC 51142 includes these protein-coding regions:
- a CDS encoding hydrogenase small subunit, whose protein sequence is MANVLWLQGGACSGNTISFLNAEEPTVVDLITDFGINVLWHPSLGLQLGDEVQQLLHDCVNGKVPVDILVYEGSVVNAPNGTGEWNRFAGRPMKDWLTELSKIAGFVVAVGDCATYGGIPAMEPNPSESLGVQFLKRNKGGFLGADYVSQAGLPVINIPGCPSHPDWISQILVAVATGRVGDLTLDEFHRPQTFFRSFTQTGCTRNMHFSYKATTQDFGQRTGCLFYDMGCRGPMTHSSCNRILWNRVSSKTRAGMPCLGCTEPEFPFHDLKPGTVFKTQTVMGVPKELPAGINKKDYALMTVVSKDASPSWAGEDFFTV
- a CDS encoding nickel-dependent hydrogenase large subunit — encoded protein: MAVQKLEISPVGRVEGDLDVRVDIEDGQVVNAWTKAELFRGFEVILKGKDPQAGLIVTPRICGICGASHLTSASWALDTAWGTEVPRNAILARNLGQLVETIQSHPRHFYALYAIDLTNKKYKNSPFYEEACKRFSAFTGTSYELAITTSAKPVELYALFGGQWPHSSYMVPGGVMCAPTLTDITRGWGIMEYFRTNWLEPVWLGCSLERYEEIQTYEDFLEWLDESPNHANSDLGFYWRMGLDIGLDKYGGGPGRYLTWGYLPHEDKYQHPTIEGRNAAVIMKGGVYDSFTDMHHMVDHTFARENTSHAWYEEGTADVHPFDRTTQPKHINTNDYEGKYSWSTAVSHKDLGRMEVGSLARQLVAGGKHGESWQHYDGLILDMFKKMGGPSIHLREFARMHESVKLYREVERCLREFKLNDPWYIKPTEKDGRGWGGTEASRGALCHWVEVEKGKIKNYQVIAPTTWNVGPRDGNHTRGPIEEALVGIPIEDTSNPVEVGHVARSFDSCLVCTVHAHDAKTGKELARFRTN